In Thermococcus chitonophagus, the genomic stretch TCAGTGTTAAAGTTCCTTGCTAACCTAAGGGATTATGCAATGCTCTATAACTCTACTGTAATTATCGTTAGCGACCTAACAACTTTCTCGGAAAAAGAACGGAAGCTGTTATTAAGGGTAATTGGTGAGGAAACATGAAGATTGTAAAAGGAGATATAACAAAGTTCAGAGCCGAGGCTATAGTCAATGCCGCAAATAAATATCTTGAACACGGTGGTGGGGTTGCATATGCCATCGCAAAGGCTGCCGCTGGAGATGTATATGAATATATTAGAATTAGTAAGGAAGAAATGAAAAAACAAATTGGGAGGGAGTATATAGAGCATGGAGAAGTTGTTGTTACTCCTCCTTTAAAATTGGCACAAAATGGTGTTAAGTATGTCATTCATACCGTTGGTCCATATTGTGGGGGAAAATGGGATAAAGAAAAAGAAGACAAATTGAAACTTGCAATTTTAGGGGCACTTAAAAAGGCTGATGAGCTTGGTGTTAGGAGTATTGCCTTTCCGGCTATAAGTGCTGGTATCTACGGTTGTCCCTTGGAAAAGGTAGTTAAAGTGTTTAAAGACACTGTTGAACAATTCCTAAAGGAAGCTAAGAATGTAAAAGATGTGTTTTTGGTATTATATTCCGAAACAGACTATAAGAAGGCCCTAAAAGTTTTAAAAGAGGTGGAAAACGATGAAAATTGATAACAGTATTAAGGAAAAAATATTGAAAAAGCTTCCCGAAAATCTTTCAAGACTAGCCGATCTTGCCTATAATTATTGGTGGAGCTGGGATCATAAAGCAATGAAACTATGGCAGAAAATAGATGAGGAACACTGGAGGCAGTATAAGAATCCTGTCAAGTTGCTTCTTGAAGTTCCAGAATCTAGACTTAGGGAACTGTCTAAAGATGATGCATTTCTTGATCTATACGAGCTCGTCATAGAGAGGTTTGAAGGCTATATGAACCAGAGTACTACATGGTTCTCTACGAACTATCCCCGTTGGGATAAGCCGATAGTTTATCTTTGTATGGAATATGGAATAAGCAAGAGCCTTCCAATATATTCTGGGGGATTGGGAATTCTTGCTGGAGATCACCTTAAAACGGCAAGTGACCTTGGATTGCCTCTTATTGCAGTTGGGCTACTCTACAAGCATGGCTACTTTAGGCAGGAGATTGATAAAGATGGAAGACAGATAGAGATATTTCCAGAGTACAACACTAAAGAAATGCCTATAAGACAAGTACTTACCAACGATGGAAAACCTTTGCTGATTGATGTCCCAATAGAGGGCAAAATGGTTAAGGCAAGAGTTTTTCTCGTTGAAGTCGGGAGAGTTCCATTATACCTTCTTGATACGGATGTTTTAGAGAACCCGGAGGAGGACAGAAAAGTCTGTGACTACCTATACAACGCTGAGCCTGACAAGAGAATAAAGCAGGAAATCCTCCTTGGTATTGGTGGAATGAGGCTTCTCAAGGCATTAGAGATAGAACCTGGGGTTATTCATCTAAATGAGGGCCATCCATCATTCGCAAACTTCGAAAGAATAAGATGGTTCATGGAGGAAGGACTCAGCTTTGAAGAGGCCCTAGAAGTTGTAAGGGGAACGAGTGTATTTACAACCCACACGCCCGTGCCAGCTGGTCATGATGTGTTCCCCGTAGATTTCGTGAGAGAAAAGTTAGCGAAGTTCTTTGAGGGGCTGCCTACTGAGAAGTTCCTTGAGCTAGGAAAGGCAAATCCAAGTGATCCAAACTTTAACATGACGATACTCTCGATAAAGACATCAAACTTTGTAAATGGTGTTAGCCAGTTGCATGCTAAGGTTACGAGGGAAATGTGGGCAGGACTCTGGGCGGGAGTACCTCTGGACGAGATACCCATTGAGGGAATAACGAACGGTGTTCATACAGCAACGTGGGTTAATGAGAACTTAGCAAAGCTCTACGACATATACATTGGCAAGATATGGAGAGAGCACGTTAACCTTGAGGGTATATGGTATGCAATAGAGAGGATTCCTGATGGAGAACTATGGGAGGCCCATCTTAAGGCAAAGAGAGAGTTAATAGAGCTCATCAGGAGAAAGATAATGAGGAGGAACGAAAGGATCGGTATAGACGAACCTCTTCCAGATATAGACGAAAATGCTCTTATAATAGGTTTTGCAAGAAGGTTCGCGACGTACAAGAGGGCGGTGTTGCTGTTCACGGATCTTGAGAGGCTGAAGAAGATTGTAAACAACTCTGAGAGGCCAGTTTACATAGTCTTTGGAGGAAAAGCTCATCCTAGGGATGAAGCTGGAAAGGAGTTCCTCAGAAGAGTTTATGAAGTATCTCAAATGCCGGAGTTTAAGGGCAAAATAATCTTGATAGAGAACTATGACATGGGTTCAGCAAGGCTTTTTGTTTCTGGAGTTGATGTTTGGCTTAACACTCCAAGGAGGCCTCTAGAAGCCAGTGGAACGAGCGGTATGAAAGCTGGCCTTAACGGTGTCATAAATCTGAGCATATTCGATGGGTGGTGGGTTGAGGGGTACAATGGAAGAAATGGTTGGGTCATCGGAGACACGAGCACTGAGCCAGAAACCGAGGCTGATGACTACTGGGATGCAATGAGCCTCTACGATATCTTGGAGAACGTTGTAGTTCCAATGTATTATGAAAACAGGGATGCATGGATAAGGATGATGAAGGAGAGCATAAAGAGCATCGCCCCGAGATTCAGCACTCACAGGATGGTTAAGGACTACGTGACAAAGTTTTACTCAAAGGCTATGGAACTTGGCATCTACTTAAGTAGGGATAACTTCAGGTGGGCCAAGGAGCTTGCTAAGTGGAAAGAGAAGATAAAGACGGAGTGGGATAAAGTCAACATCGAGGAAGTTAAGGTCAACGAGCACATTGTTAATGTTACGATAAACCTTGGAAACTTAAAGCCAGAAGATGTAAGAGTTGAGCTATATTATGGAATTAAAGAAGAGGAGTTCAAGATACTAAAGCCTCACATAGTTGAACTCAGGAAAACTAAAGATCTTGGGAATGGGAGGTATATCTACACTTACATGGGCAAAGCCCTCAAGAATATCGGTAATCCATGTTGGCACTATGCCATCAGGGTCTACGCTTATCATCCAATGATGCCCGGAAAATTCCTGTTGGGTGGCTACATAAAATGGAAAGGGGTGGAGAGGTAATTACTCTCTCTTTTCTTCCTCAACTCTCTTCTTGTATGCTTCTGCAGCTTCTCCCAAGCTCTTGAAGAGTTTAAGCATCTCCATTGGTAGGGTGAGTACGATAACGTTGCTCTTATCGCTTGCGACGTCACTTATTGTCTGTAGGGTTCTAAGCTGCAAGGCCATTGGGTGTTCGCTTATAATTTCTGCGGCTTCCCTAAGCTTCTCAGCCGCCTGTCTCTCGGCCTCTGCGAGTAGGATTCTGGCTCTCCTTTCTCTCTCTGCTTCTGCCTGCTTTGCCATAGCCCTCTGCATTCCCGCTGGAAGTTCTACATCCTTGATCTCCACGGCTGTAACCTTTATCCCCCAGGGATCCGTTGCTTCGTCAATTATCCTCTGCAACTGCATGTTGAGTTTATCCCTCTCGCTCAAAAGCTCATCTAGATGTGCCTGGCCTATGACGCTCCTCAAGGTTGTTTGTGAGATCTGGGATGTGGCCATGATGTAGTTCCTAACTTGGGTTACGGCTTTTACCGGATCTACGACCCTAAAGTAGACTACAGCGTTAACTCTTACTGGCACGTTGTCCTTGGTTATCGTCTCTTGGACTGGAACGTCAAGAACTTGAGTTCTTAAGTCGACTATAACCGCTTTTTCGAATATCGGGATTATGAAGAACAATCCTGGTCCTCTAGCTCCAACAACCCTACCGAGCCTGAATATCACTGCCCTCTCGTACTCCTTAACGATCTTGATGGCGCTGGCTAAGAATATCAATACAAACAGCACTACTATTCCAATAACAAACAAATCTCCAGGCAAGATCATTTCCTTTCACCTTCTTCTTCCTTTTCCCTAACAACGATAAGAGTCAGGCCATCCATATCAACTACCCTAACTTTCTCCCCCTTTTCTATAGGCTTTCCAAACTTGCTTCTAGCCTTCCATAATTCGCCCCTAACCTTGATCATACCCTCGGGGTTCAGATCTTCAACGACAACACCAATTAGCCCTATCATCTCCTCCCTACCAGTTTTTGCTTTCTTCCTGTGAGCCTTTATCACCGCGGCCATCCCAAAGGCGAAGAATAGTGCTAGCAGAACTCCTATAGTTATTATGACTATTCTCAGCTGGGAAAACACCTCCCTGTTAACTAGGTACTCCACTTCTCCACCCCCAAACAGCAGTATTCCCCCTAGTATGAACGAAATCAGCCCTGCAACTGTGAAGAGTCCAAACGTTGGTGTTAATGCTTCGGCGACAAAAAACAGCATCCCCACAACTATTAATAGCAGCCCCGCAGCGTTGTAGCCAAAATAACCAAAGCCTATTATTGCGAGGACTATCATGATCGCCCCCACTGTCTCTGGAACGTGCCATCCTGGGGTCAGAAAGCCTATTATCAACGCCCATATCCCCAGGGAGAGGAGAAGGTAAGCCATGCTTGGGTCAGTTATGTACGTAATCACCTTGTCCTTAAGTGACGGTTTCAGGTAAACAACTTTAGCGTTGGTAAAGTTGAGGGTTACATACTTACCATTTACGGGGAGTTTTGTCTGCATTCCATTCGCTTTCTCGAGCAACTCGTTAACATCCCTGGCTATGACTTCTATAACACCATACTTTAGTGCCTCCTCAGGGGTTAGGCTTAGATCCTTAGTTATGAACTCCTCTGCTATGGTGGCGTTCCTTCCGCTTTCCTGGGCAAGGCTTTTTATATATGCGATGTAGTGATTGACTATCTTAGGGGGAGCTTGTATTATAGAACCGTTCTGAGCATAACCCAGGATGGGTCTACAGGCTCCTATGCTAGTTCCTGGGGCCATGGCGATTAAGTGGGATCCGAGGGCAATATATGTTCCAGCTGAAGCAGCCGTTGCCCCTGGAGGATAGACGTAGATTATCACGGGAACCTTGGCTTGTTGGATTCTCTGTATTATGTTCATCATAGCATCTCCCCTTCCACCTGGAGTATCAAATTCTATAATTATAGCTTCGGCTTTGTTCTCCTCTGCCAGGCTTATGTACCTGTTGAACTGGTCATAGGTATAGGAAGTTATCTGGCCCCTAATTTGAGCAACATAAACGACCTTCTCCTGAGCTAGCGTTGGAAGGAACAGAAGCGAAAAAACAAGTAACCCCAGGATCAGCTTTCCCCTCATCTTAGTCACCATACCTAACAAAAGTAGTAAAAAGAATATTTAAATGTTTTCAATCAAAGCCTGAACTTTCTCATAGCCATTTCTGCGGCCACCGTAATTGGGTCGATGGTTGGGCTTATTGGCGGGGCATATGCAGTTTCTAAGTAAGCAACGTCTTCAACCGTTGCGCCCTTCTGGGCTAAAGCTGAGAGCGTCATTATCCTGCCCCAGACTCTTTCCCCTCCAACTATTTGAGCCCCAATAAGCTTCTTGTCTTCCTTCCTGAATATCAACTTCACGGTTATCGGTTTGCCCCCAGGATAGTACTCTGGCTTTGTTGAGCCTTTGAACTTCCCTACAACTACATTAATTCCTTCTTTCTTCGCTCTCTCCTCTGTTATTCCAAACGTTCCTATTTCCAAATCAAATAATTCTGTAATTGCAGTATTGAATACTGGTCTAAATATGGAATTCTTGCCAGCTATATGCTCCGCCGCAACTTTCGCCATTCTAACCGCGGAAGTTCCTAGCTGGCTTAGGGTTCTCTTTCCAGTTACGGCATCTATAACCTCTGCACAGTCCCCGATGGCGTATATATCGGGATCGCTTGTCTGGAGGTGCTCATTAACGACTATTCCCCTACTTACCTCCAAACCCGCATCTCTGGCTAAGTCAACGTTAGCCCTAACCCCTGTTGCTACTAGGACTATGTCCGCTTCAACTATCTCCTTTCCGATCTTCACGGCCTCTACAGGACTGCCAATTATCTCGCTTACACCCACACCGAACCTAAACTTAATTCCATGTTTCTCCATTTCCTCTTGCACGAGCTTTGCCATGTCTTTGTCGAGCATGGTTGGAAGCAAATGCTCGAGAAGTTCAACAACTAGGACTTCCATGCCAAGTTTAGCAAAAGCTTCTGCCCCCTCTAGGCCTATTAGTCCCGCCCCTATCACAACGGCCTTCTTTGGCTTTCTCTCCGCTATGTACTTCTTAATCTTCCTAACGTCGTCCAAGCTCTTAAGCGTGAATACTCCCTCGTTTTCAACGCCTTTTATCGGGGGGATGAAAGCCTTTGATCCTGTGGCTATTACGAGCTTGTCATATGGAACTTCGCCTTTATCTGTAATAACGACCTTCCTCTCTCTGTCTATCTTTTTGGCCTCTACTTCAAGCATCATTTCAATTCTCTGCTTCCTGTAGAACTCAGTCGGAAACACTATTACGTCTTCGGGCTTTTCTATCGTTCCGCTAATTACGTGGGGGAGAGCACAGGGAGAGTACTGCATCGTTGGTTCTTTGCCTATGACTATTATCTCAGCTTTTCTATCGAGCTTCCTCATGAAAAGCGCGAAGTTGCTTCCTGCGGTTCCTGAGCCTATTACAACTATCCTCATAGAACCACCAAAAAATGGGGGAGGAGGGGAGATATAAACGTTGGTGTTATCCTTGGGGAGGAAAGTCAAGTTACATCAGGATGAAATATTTAAAGTTTGGAAATCATTCAAGGTTGGCCTCGTTCTCCCAGAGGCCATGGATGTTGCAGTAACTTAGAGCGTAAAGCTTGCCCTTCTTATTTGTCTTTATGTAAAATACCGCCCTTGGCTCCGTTAGTGGATCGCCGTGAGCTGTAAAGGCAACCCTACCAACCATTATTGGGAAGCTTTCTCCCTCTGGGTGGAAGTACAGCTCTATCCATGCTATGTGGTGCTCTGGGGTGTTTGGATGGGGAACCTCTTTCCCTACTGAGACCTCAACTTTTACGAGGTCTCCCTCCCTTGTGTACTCTATAACTGGAACGTGCTTCTCTCCTTTCCAATCTCCACTTTTTATCGTGTCCTTCAACATCTCCATCACCTCAATCTATTCTTTCAAATTCATCTTTAGGTGCCCCGCATAGGGGGCAGATCCAATCTTCAGGAAGGTCTTCGAACTTAGTTCCTGGGGTTATTCCGTTTTCTTCATCTCCTTCCTCTTCATCATAGATGTAGCCACAGATTTTGCATCTCCACTTTGCCATATTGGTTTCCTCACTTCATGATTTGTAGTTCGTCCTTATAAGGTTTGTGGTTCAAACTCAATTAGTTTTCTGCAATATATATTTTATCTCCACAAAGGTTGGATTTTAATATGCTGATATCAAATTGAAAGTTTGGGGGACTAGAATGAAAGGCAAGGTTGCAATTCTGCTATCACTAATTATCCTAGTTGCAGGGTGCCTTGGTGGGCAAAGCACTACACCTCAAGAGAAGCTGGAAAATTTGGATCAAATAAAAACTATCTTTAATTTATCAAAATCTCAAATTGATTACCTTACAAATAACGGCATTCTCGTTATACCTAATGGGAGAGGGGCTGGAGATATTTATTCGCTTCTCGTAAAAGATGAAGTTCCTGGGATTATCACAGTTGATTCTGCTTTCCTATTATATTCTCAGGTCTATTTAATTTCCTATTTTTGGATTCTCGAAAATGACGTATCCCCCACTCTTAGAAATCTCCTTTTATACCTAGTAAGGGAGAGTGCCAAGGCGGGAGATATAGATGTTGCGTCGTATCTTGCTGTTGCCCTTCTAATGCTTGATCCGAATGTAACTTTGCCTGCACCCCTGCCTGTTTCTAAACCCAATGAAACAGGGATACTGTCTGCAATTACTTGGCTTACTAAAGAGGGAATAAATGTATCGTCTAAGGAGGGCAACTTAGAAGTTGTAAGGTTAGCGAAAATAATTAAAGGATGCCCTGAGTGTCTCCAGAATATCTCGAGAATAGATTCCGAATTAACATTCTTCTTAGGCCCTTCAAGAGGATTAAGTGTCCTTGACTACGTTAATAACCTTGATGCCATTGCTTCGGGAAGAGTTTCTCCACTTCAATTATTGGCCTCTAAGCAACCTCTAATAGTCAGGGGTAGAAGCTTAGAAAAGGAGTTACGAGTTTCCTTATTTGGTGTGAGGCTTGATCCTGGAAGTTATATCCTCGAAACATTGATATATCCAAATCTAGGACCTAACCCAACTTCTAAGACGTACTCGAGAATATTAGCTTATGGTGATTCTGCGGGATTACTTTCGAAGCCTATATCGTTCTATAGGACCTGCGACAATCTGGACCAGAATAGAGACAAGTATTGGGGGGAGATATATGAAATAACCATAAGCTTGTACAAGAGGAAGATAATATCTGCAAAAGATGCAAATAATATTATTCCCCTCCTTCCAAATCTAGTATACTTACCAGCGGTTTTAGGGTCTTCATATGCTTACACTATAGCATCGTCTCTAGGGTACTGTGATTTTCAATTCCAGTATAAGAGGTTGGTAAATCAATTCAGGGAAATTCCCCCCGATTCAATGAAAAATAGAGCGGCAAGGGCCATTAAACTACTTTTCGAAGCAGGAAGACCAAGATCAGATGGTTGGGAGAAAAGGTTCATTAATACGACTATCTCATTCTGGCTTATTATGAATGGAGCTGAGAATTTTACAATTGTCAAAGATACCATACCCTCTGGTAGGCTTGCGGATGCGTACATTGAACCTTACCCTGAAGTTTATGCAGAGCTGTATGCGTCTCTTAAAGAATTGGATGGTTTCCTAACTGCAATGGGAGTCAACGATGAAACTCTGAGATGGGCAGTTAATAGGGCAGCCGCATTGATGCTTAGGGCTTACCAAGTCTCTACCAAGATAAAGGAGGGCAAGACGCTAACCGAAGATGATTTAATATTCTTGACCCAAGAATTTCCAAGGGATTCTATTGCAATACCCCACTCGTTTGGTGGCATTAGGTTACCGAAGAATCTTGTCATTTATTCCCGGGAGGGCATGTCTCTCAGAGCAGAAGTTGAGTTGGGTACAGTCCTAGTAGTTTATAATAACAAAATATTTGTTGGCCCAATAATTATTAATAAGGCTTGGATAGAGGGATGAATGTGGTGGGAAGGGATGGGAAAATTATTTGGTATTGAATATTTTGACAAAGATATAATTGAAGGAGGATTTCCAGATGGTTCAGTAATTCTAGTTGCGGGGGAGCCTGGATCTGGCAAAACGATATTCTCTGCAACTTTCTTATACAATGGTTTTGTGAAGTTTGGAGATAAAGGTATCTACATCTCTCTTAGCGAGACAAAGAGAGAGTTCTACGAGCAAATGAAGATGTTGGGGATGGACTTTGAGACGTTTGAAAAGGCAGGAGTTTTTAAGTTTATAGATCTTGTAACGGTTCCTGCTGAGACAGTACAAAAGGAGATAGAGCTTATAATGAATGAGATAATCAAATTCAAGCCAGATAGAATTGTGCTTGATTCGGTTACAGTAATTTCAAATCTCTTAGGGAGGGAGATGACGAGGACTTTCCTCCATACAATGTTAGGGCGGATAGTAAAAGCATACAATTCGACAGCTATTCTCATAGCTGAAAAGCCAATTGGAAAGGACAGCATTGGTTTTGGGGTGGAAGAATTTGTTGTCGATGGCGTAATATTCCTAAAAAGCAGGAAAGTTGGGGAAAACATTGTGAGAACAATCGAAGTTAGAAAAATGAGGAGAAGGAGGATAAAAAGGCCAGAATATGAGTATGCAATAACTGATTATGGAATTGAATTCTTTGCTGTCCCTGAGCTTAAGAGGGCAGAATATGAGGAACCAATTTGGGAGAAGATAACCACTGGAATAGAAAAACTTGATAAATTACTGGAAGGTGGAATATACCGGGGGTCTACTGTCCTTTTAGTTGGGATGACAGGAACAGGAAAGACAACATTTGCATTACACTTTGCTATTTCAAATGCCCTACAGGGAAGAAGAGTTGTGTATGTATCTTTTGAAGAACCTATAGATCAGCTCCTAAGAACTGCTCAAAACTATGGACTCAAAATATGGGAGGCTTTAGACTCAGGAAATTTGATATTACAGAGTTGGATCCCTGAAGCAACAACGCCTTTGCAACTTTTCATTAATATCAGGAATCTTATAGAGGAGTTTAAACCTGTTGCAGTGGTAATAGACAGTTTAAGTGCTCTTAGAGAACACATAGGCGATAGAGACATTTCAAAGGTTCTAAGATACCTCTCAATTCTCGCTAAATCCAAGAAAAGTGCTCTTTACTTTACACTTACTGACGAATCTAACTCCTCAATTGTTCCCTCAACGAATGCAAGCACCTTGGCAGACGTCATAATTTGGTTAAAGTACTTCATATCTGAGGGTAAACTCGAGAGGAGGCTTATAATAGTAAAGGCAAGGGGCTCTAATCATTCGAGGAAATTGCACAAGTACGACATCACGGACACTGGGGTGATTATCTATGAGTAAGGGACAGGAAATTCTTGTTAGAGCTCTAGCAAATGCATTAGACAAGGTCAGCCCAGGGCTAAAAGCAGTTCTTGAGACCCATTTGAGAGTCTCTCTTGGTGAAGGTTTGGAAGTTGCATATAGTGATCCGAAAAAGTTTAAAGAGGCTGTAGCTAAGTTATTTGGGGAGTATAGCTCAAGATTACTCGAAATGGTTGTTATTGATCAGGTTAAAGATGTCTTAGGAGGTTCTGAACCTCCAAATACACTAGAGGAGTTAGTGGAGATTCTTAAAGAAGTCTATGGTGAGTAGGTATGAGAGATCCACTATCAATAATTGCAGAGGCCGCTAAGAGACTTAGCCCAACCCTTATAACTCATGAGATAGGAAGTGACGTTGAGATTATTTTGTATAATCTTGCTAAAAAGATCAGAGCAAGTTATGAAAATTTTGTAGTTATCTCTTTCAATGATGCGTATGCTGCAGTAATGAGGTATCTCAGATCAATATTCAATGATGCTGACCAAGTATTTGGAGCTGATAGGCTGATATCCATCAATCCCTTTCTTGAAGAGGATTTAATGCCTGAAATAATAGTTGAAACATCTGACCCTGAGATTATAGCTGGGAGGATTGGAGAAGCAATAAAGGGTCTTGATAACTCTCTTTTCTTCGTTCTTGGTCTGGATCTTTATGGAGTAAGGCATAAGGGGGAATTACCCCTAATGATACCTGGCATAACAAAGGTTCTATCGAGAGCCCCAGGAAATAGCGTCGTAATGACCTTTAACACGAAAATGTTTCCCGAGAGCATACTTGAAATAGTTAACAGTTTTGCGCTGAATGTAGTCAGGCTTGAAGTCAAAGTTGTTGGAGTTTCAATAAAAAGGATCCTAACAATAATAAGAAGCCCATTCATGGAATACAATCTAAAGTCCTGGAGGTATGAGGTTACCAGAAATGCTGTAATATTCATTCCCGAGAAATAAAGGAGAGTATTCAAAAGAGAGCCCTGACAGTTTCTCTAATCTTTTCTTCATCTTCCTTTGTTGGCCTTCCCCTGCTTTCGATGGTTGCCATATGATCAAACTTACTCCTTGCAATCAGGGTCTCTATCTTCCTACCTGCCACACCGCCCCAGCCAAATGCTCCAACTATAAGGACTGGCTTCTCATAGTTAGCCTTGTCTAGTATTTCAAATAGGGCATATCTGATTCTGGGGTGTATATCTGCTTCAAACGTTGATGCTCCAATTACTATTGCCTCGGCAGTGGGGACCTCCCCAAGGATGTCGGCAACTGCTGGACTCTCTCTATCCGTAAATCTGTACACAATGGGCTTCTTTCCTAGCTTCTTTAGCTCGTCTATCACTATCTTCATTCTCTCCTCAACGAAGCCATACATAGAATCATAAATTACGAGAACTTTGTCCTTTTCAGGAATCCCAGCTCCTATCCGCTCGTAATGTTCAAATATTCTACTTGGGTTCTTTCTCCAGATAAGCCCGTGACCAGGAAGAATCATCTTGGCATTATCTATAATCCCGAGCTTCTTTAGCTTCTCAATATTCTGGACGATGTACTTGTGGTAGTGCCCGATAACAGTTACAACGTACTTAGTAACATATGGGAGGTACTCCTTTACAACTTCTTCGCTGGAATCATCTATCTCCTCTGGAATTGAGTAGCCCCCTCCTGCATCACAGCTGAATATAAGTTTGTCCTCAACCACGTATGTTATCATTGTATCGGGCCAGTGAAGCCACGGGACAGTTATGAATCTAAAAGTTCTATTCCCTATCTTGAGCTCCTCTCCATCTTTAACGACTTGGAAGTTCTTAACAACTTCTTTCCCATAGAAACCCTCCAAGAGGTTTCTTGCGAATGCAGTTCCTATAACTCTAGCCCTATATCCGTTTGCTTCGAGAACCTTAGGCAAAGCACCGCTGTGATCTGGTTCAGTATGGTGGACTATGATATGGGTTATCTCCCTGGGATCAACGAGCTTAGTTAGCTCCTCTAAAAACATATCTGCATAATCCTTCTTTACGGTGTCAAAGAGAACAACAGCGTCTTTGAGTTTCATTAGGTATGAATTGTAAGTTATACCCTCTGGAATATACCATGTTGCCTCAAAGTACTTTATTTCATCATCATTTATCCTTATGAGGTAGAGCTCAGGCTCATTAAGTATCTTCTTTACTAAGATTCCAGCCATATTACCACCTCAGAATGATTTGCCACATGTCATATAAAGTTTTCTGTGCTCACCTCATCATTACGATTTTCGAACCTATATAGTTTGATGATATTGCAGAAGCAATACTGTTCTATCCAGCGCTTTCTTGGCAAAGTTAAAGGATTTTTGATCTCATTTAACTTAGTTTGGAAGTATGTTCTCGAGGGTAATAATCTAACAACTGTTTTTAAAGAAGTTCCAAAATAAAGCAGTCTCACTTTATTTAACAGGGAATTTTGGCATATGTTCTAAAGCCAAGAGAATGACTTTTTAAATTATATCTTTCAGAGCTATTTTTATGAAGAAGGTTGCGGTAATTACTGGGGCTTCAAAGGGGATTGGTAGGGCGATAGCCAAAGCCCTGTCTGAAGAAGGATTTTCTCTTTCTTTGGGAGCTAGAAGTGTTAATCTCCTTAAAGAATTAGTAGAAGAATTGAACACGGAGGTTTTCTACTCTTATCTTGATGTTTCTGATCCTGTGAGCGTCAAAGAATTTGCCACTAATACTCTCAAAAAATTCAGGAACGTTGATGTTGTCATAGCGAATGCTGGAATAGGAATCCCAGGGAGACTCGATGAGATAAGCGAAGATGACTTTATGAGAACCATCCAAGTAAACTTACTGGGAGTCTGGAGGACAATAAAAGCATTCCTCCCCTCCCTAAAGGAAAGAAGGGGTGTTGCGATAGTTGTCACTTCAGATTTATCAACTAGGCTACTCCCTGGAAGCGGGGCTTATGTTGTGAGCAAATGGGGGGCTAGAGCTTTAGTGAGAACCTTCCAGCTTGAAAATCCTGAGGTCAGATTTTTGGAGCTCAGACCTGGAGCCGTTGACACTCACTTTTATGGCAAGCCTGGAAGAAAGAGAGAGGAAGGCTTCATGAAGCCGGAGGATGTTGCCGAAATAGTGAGGATGGTAGTGAAACTACCTACCCATGTTAGGGTTGAAGAGGTCATGTTCAGGTCAATTTACCAGGACCCCGTTTACTAACTAAACAGCTCTAAGCAGACGTTGCACTCCTTTGGATTTAGCGTTGGATCTATAAG encodes the following:
- a CDS encoding [protein ADP-ribosylglutamate] hydrolase; this translates as MKIVKGDITKFRAEAIVNAANKYLEHGGGVAYAIAKAAAGDVYEYIRISKEEMKKQIGREYIEHGEVVVTPPLKLAQNGVKYVIHTVGPYCGGKWDKEKEDKLKLAILGALKKADELGVRSIAFPAISAGIYGCPLEKVVKVFKDTVEQFLKEAKNVKDVFLVLYSETDYKKALKVLKEVENDEN
- the malP gene encoding maltodextrin phosphorylase, which encodes MKIDNSIKEKILKKLPENLSRLADLAYNYWWSWDHKAMKLWQKIDEEHWRQYKNPVKLLLEVPESRLRELSKDDAFLDLYELVIERFEGYMNQSTTWFSTNYPRWDKPIVYLCMEYGISKSLPIYSGGLGILAGDHLKTASDLGLPLIAVGLLYKHGYFRQEIDKDGRQIEIFPEYNTKEMPIRQVLTNDGKPLLIDVPIEGKMVKARVFLVEVGRVPLYLLDTDVLENPEEDRKVCDYLYNAEPDKRIKQEILLGIGGMRLLKALEIEPGVIHLNEGHPSFANFERIRWFMEEGLSFEEALEVVRGTSVFTTHTPVPAGHDVFPVDFVREKLAKFFEGLPTEKFLELGKANPSDPNFNMTILSIKTSNFVNGVSQLHAKVTREMWAGLWAGVPLDEIPIEGITNGVHTATWVNENLAKLYDIYIGKIWREHVNLEGIWYAIERIPDGELWEAHLKAKRELIELIRRKIMRRNERIGIDEPLPDIDENALIIGFARRFATYKRAVLLFTDLERLKKIVNNSERPVYIVFGGKAHPRDEAGKEFLRRVYEVSQMPEFKGKIILIENYDMGSARLFVSGVDVWLNTPRRPLEASGTSGMKAGLNGVINLSIFDGWWVEGYNGRNGWVIGDTSTEPETEADDYWDAMSLYDILENVVVPMYYENRDAWIRMMKESIKSIAPRFSTHRMVKDYVTKFYSKAMELGIYLSRDNFRWAKELAKWKEKIKTEWDKVNIEEVKVNEHIVNVTINLGNLKPEDVRVELYYGIKEEEFKILKPHIVELRKTKDLGNGRYIYTYMGKALKNIGNPCWHYAIRVYAYHPMMPGKFLLGGYIKWKGVER
- a CDS encoding slipin family protein, with product MILPGDLFVIGIVVLFVLIFLASAIKIVKEYERAVIFRLGRVVGARGPGLFFIIPIFEKAVIVDLRTQVLDVPVQETITKDNVPVRVNAVVYFRVVDPVKAVTQVRNYIMATSQISQTTLRSVIGQAHLDELLSERDKLNMQLQRIIDEATDPWGIKVTAVEIKDVELPAGMQRAMAKQAEAERERRARILLAEAERQAAEKLREAAEIISEHPMALQLRTLQTISDVASDKSNVIVLTLPMEMLKLFKSLGEAAEAYKKRVEEEKRE
- a CDS encoding NfeD family protein translates to MVTKMRGKLILGLLVFSLLFLPTLAQEKVVYVAQIRGQITSYTYDQFNRYISLAEENKAEAIIIEFDTPGGRGDAMMNIIQRIQQAKVPVIIYVYPPGATAASAGTYIALGSHLIAMAPGTSIGACRPILGYAQNGSIIQAPPKIVNHYIAYIKSLAQESGRNATIAEEFITKDLSLTPEEALKYGVIEVIARDVNELLEKANGMQTKLPVNGKYVTLNFTNAKVVYLKPSLKDKVITYITDPSMAYLLLSLGIWALIIGFLTPGWHVPETVGAIMIVLAIIGFGYFGYNAAGLLLIVVGMLFFVAEALTPTFGLFTVAGLISFILGGILLFGGGEVEYLVNREVFSQLRIVIITIGVLLALFFAFGMAAVIKAHRKKAKTGREEMIGLIGVVVEDLNPEGMIKVRGELWKARSKFGKPIEKGEKVRVVDMDGLTLIVVREKEEEGERK